The proteins below are encoded in one region of Lactuca sativa cultivar Salinas chromosome 3, Lsat_Salinas_v11, whole genome shotgun sequence:
- the LOC111918454 gene encoding ATP-dependent 6-phosphofructokinase 6-like, with product MAEGRDVLEIQSSNRSILTSLNLKLKQPKRTMHNRVKYIPNIVTGLDTTPTIRTPKVANYIHKQGDTITGTSRGGNDNKKIVNSIEDPIINQVYIIGGDGTQKGAYAMYETCRSGCS from the exons ATGGCGGAGGGAAGGGACGTCCTTGAGATCCAGTCTAGCAACCGTTCAATTCTCACCTCCCTCAACCTAAAATt aaagcaacccaaaaggaccatgcataaccgggtcaagtacataccaaatatagttacgggcttagacactactCCAACAATTAGAACACCTAAAGTTGCTAATTACATTCATAAACAAGGTGACACCATAACCGGGACATCAAGAGGTGGCAATGATAACAAAAAGATAGTCAATAGCATTGAAGATCCCATAATTAATCAG GTTTATATAATAGGTGGAGATGGAACACAAAAGGGGGCATATGCTATGTATGAG acctgcaggtccggctgtagctag
- the LOC128132926 gene encoding uncharacterized protein LOC128132926 has product MTSSGQAFAVQQPQTQTLNAATSIPQHQPSSVPSQQTIPAPNVSAKVSSSNTKESDKNLALAIGLVNCYNAFVAGDLPPQLSFADLDQIHPEDVEEMDITWQIAMAVFRAKQFAKKTGKNNKAMNADKKEDQIQALNITGSENAHLAQIDDAASKNNDTDPEAEMMELQFALMVSTSSEPKKSERQLDAVTKELDELKIKSGKTDNETDREPHHQYGKPAGFVSRGFINIESTNVSTSSADTPLDQAKCEAGESVSVFNSDFSIVNKFECVSDDKTEKAPCVSSSLDNVEFNFFDMLSKPNKAQPRSVSSKSNSRSSTNFGRKSRRSMQTPVKSISKSSETVVKPKLQWKPKSLSSSSLPPSKVIRNEDPNLQILKSKSEKGQLWRNIVRPWYVDSGCSRHMTGDISQLSEIQSFNGGYVSFAGGDGGKITLREIVTNGVLSFENVNFAPELKHSLLSVSQICDKGYSTHFTDKSV; this is encoded by the exons ATGACTTCCTCAGGTCAAGCcttcgcagttcaacaacctcagactCAAACCCTCAATGCTGCAACATCCATCCCTCAACATCAACCTTCAAGTGTGCCATCTCAACAAACTATTcctgctcccaatgtgtcagccAAAGTCTCCTCTTCAAACACCAAAGAATCTGATAAAAATCTTGCTCTAGCCATTGGGCTAGTTAATTGCTACAATGCCTTTGTAGCCGGAGATCTTCCACCTCAGCTATCCTTTGCTGACTTGGACCAGATACATCCCGAAGATGTGGAGGAAATGGACATTACTTGGCAGATTGCCATGGCTGTCTTCAGAGCCAAACAATTCGCCAAGAAAACAGGGAAAAACAACAAGGCTATGAATGCTGACAAAAAG GAGGATCAAATTCAAGCTTTAAACATCACAGGGTCAGAAAATGCTCATCTAGCTCAAATTGATGATGCTGCTTCAAAGAACAATGATACTGATCCCGAGGCAgaaatgatggagctgcagtttgccCTAATGGTTTCCACCTCCTCTGAGCCCAAGAAAAGTGAG AGACAACTTGATGCTGTGaccaaagaacttgatgagttaaAAATTAAAAGTGGAAAAACAGAT aacgaaactgacagggagccacatcatCAATATGGCAAACCTGCTGGTTTTGTTTCAAGAGGTTTTATTAACATTGAaagtactaatgtttctacttcctcTGCAGATACGCCCTTAGATCAGGCCAAGTGTGAAGCTGGAGAATCTGTTTCTGTTTTTAATTCTGATTTTTCTATTGTGAACAAATTTGAGTGTGTTTCTGATGATAAGACTGAAAAAGCTCCTTGTGTTAGCTCATCATTGGATAatgttgaatttaattttttcgatat GTTGTCAAAACCGAACAAGGCTCAGCCAAGATCGGTTTCATCAAAAAGCAATTCTAGATCTTCTACTAATTTTGGTAGAAAATCCAGAAGGTCTATGCAAACTCCTGTGAAGTCTATttcaaaatcatcagagactgttGTAAAACCTAAACTTCAATGGAAGCCCAAATCACTCTCTAGTTCATCGTTACCTCCCTCTAAAGTGATTAGAAATGAAGATCCTAATTTGCAAATTTTAAAGTCTAAATCAGAAAAG ggacagttgtggAGGAATATCGTCCGCCCTTGGTACGTCGATAGCGGTTGTTCCCGGCATATGACTGGAGACATCTCCCAGCTGAGCgaaattcaatcttttaatgggggttatgtttcctttgcgggcggAGATGGTGGAAAGATCACACTGCGCGAAATTGTTACAAATGGAGTGTTGAGCTTTGAAAATGTCAACTTTGCACCCGAAttaaagcatagtttgttgagcGTTTCTCAGATATGTGACAAAGGCTACTCAACGCACTTTACTGATAAAagtgtatga